The Bombina bombina isolate aBomBom1 chromosome 9, aBomBom1.pri, whole genome shotgun sequence sequence ACTTCTGCATCAAGAAAACTATCTCAGCCTTGTGATTAGCAGACGTAGCTGGAAAGCTAGCACTTCTTGTGTCTGCATTGCAATAATACGATAGATCCATCCCTGTGAAATACTGCTCTTTACAGCCCCAAAGACTTCTGCACAGTCTGCCTGGCGATCTTGTTAAACTGCTCCCGATCTTCTCTCCACATTTTGGATGCATCTACATTGGCTCCACTTTCATCATTGGGTTCAGCTAGCATGCTCACAACTGAAAGCAATATCTTCTCCACACTTTGGACTGGACTCCACCTCTCTGCACTGCTCTCATAACCCATTGGATCATCTCCTGGAGCATGGAGAATGGAGATGCAGACTCTTCCATCTGGATATATGTTTGGATGAAACATCTCACAAGTAAATCTCATTTTTGGAGGGCTTAGTGGATAATCTAGTGGAAAGCTGAGGATAGCTGGGAAAACACCACATTCAAAACAAGTATTTTCAGGACCCATGATTAGGGCCTCCCATTCAAAGAAGTTCTCCTCATTTATGGGGCCTGCTACGATCCCTACTGGCGGATTAAGTGTCAGCTGTTTATATTCGGCCATCAGCCGTTTCAACGCAATGCCCGCCATGACCcgaaaattcagagtaaatgctattgtattgtcttgttatcttgcatatgttgattatgcaaatctactgtgtttactggtcctttaagtttcaaTCTTTGTATGCATGTAGTATAACAATTGCCATGTAAGATTTGACCACAGGGTGGcagtatatacatagacacacacacacactattgatatatactgtgcatgtgtaaaCATACGTTTATGCCCCTTTATGTCTATGGTATTAACTGTTTTCTGTAATTCATTATAGCGCTGTAAAATTAATATTTGACTTTCACAACAAATTTGAGCatgcaataaaattaaattaatatataatacagAAAGACATTTAATTTAATATTGTGAGGAAGAACTTTTAAATTAGTATAAAATCACTTTCAATTAGATCTTATGTTACCTCTTTTGTGTACAGTATAAAATCGTTGGTATCACTGGGAAACAAGCTGTTTTCTTTGCAGTATCTGAAAATGTTTAAAACCTCGCAAAGACATCTCCACTTATTTAAGCAGAATCCATTTGGAGGTGTTCCCACAGCtaaggattaaaaacaaaaataaattataatttattacaTATTAATTAATCTATTCTAGTCTTAGCAATCTTACCATTTTTGCTATAGTCACAAAACTCTAAATGAATGGCATGGAAGGGATTTGTTGGGCTTGTCAAATTATCTCAACATTCTTGGAGGGAAAAATAGATTGGAAATGCAAACTAAACATGGCAGAAAAAGGTCAGCAGTATTTgcaaataatcagctagattacgagttttgcggtatcaatgaaaaagcagcgttaaggctctttttcactaccgctggtattacgagttttgcaggtttagcttttttggccgtaacgcaacgtaactaccgcagctttcaatgggacttcctttgcgccggtattacgagtttgcctgggaggccaaaaagtgagcggtacagccaataccttcaagatccataccgtaaactgaaagtcagtagttatgggttttacgctacaaagccgtaacataaaactcataactaaagtgttacaaagtaccctaacacccataaactacctattaacccctaaatcgaggccctcccgcatcgcaaaaactaaaataaaattattaacccctaatctgccgctccggacatcgccgccactataataaacatattaacccctaaaccaccgcactcccgcatcgcaaacactagtaaatattattaacccctaatctgccaccgccgacacctacattatacttattaacccctaatctgccgcccgaccttgcgtgccacctacattacacttattaacccctaatctgccgcccctaacatcgccgccacctacctacatttattaacccctaatctgccacccctaacgtcgccgccactatactaaagttattaacccctaaccctaaccctaagtctaaccctaacacccactaactttaaattaattaaaataaatctaaataaaacctacgattaataactaaataattcctatttaaaactaaatacttacctataaaataaaacctaagctagctacaatataactaatagttaaattgtatctatcttatgttttattttaatttcacaggcaagtttgtatttattttaattaggtagactagttagtatatagttattaactatttactaactacatagctaaaataaatacaaatttacctataaaataaaacctaaactgtcttacactaacacctaaccttacactacaattaaatcaattacatttatgaaatacaattaactaaattacaaaaaaaacaaacactaaattacacaaaataaaaaacaaattatcaaatatttaaactaattacacctaatctaatagccctatcaaaataaaaaagcccccccaaaataaaaaaaccctagcctacaataaactaccaatggcccttaaaaggaccttttgcggggcattgccccaaagaaatcagttcttttacctgtaaaaaaaatacaaacaaccccccaacagtaaaacctaccacccacacaaccaacccccccccccaaataaaatcctaactaaaaaaactaagatccccatttggatgggcattgcccttaaaagggcatttagctctttttccttgcctaaaaccctaagctaaaaataaaacccacccaataaacccttaaaaaaaacctaacactaacccccgaagatccacttacagtttttgaagacccgacatccatcctcaacgaagcggcagaagtcttcatccaagtggcaagaagtcctcaacgaagccgggagaagtcttcatccaagcggcaagaagtggtcctccaggcggcagaagtctttatccagacagcatcttctatcttcatccatccggcgcggagcggctccatcttcaagacatccaccgCAGAGCATCGTCTTCTGATGACGGCGACtgaagattgaaggttcctttaagtgacgtgatccaagatggcgtcccttgaattccgattggctgatagaattctattagccaatcggaattcaagggacgccatcttggatgacatcacttaaaggaaccttcattcttcagtcgccgtcgtcagaagaggatgctccgcgccagatggataaagatagaagataccgtctggatgaagatttctgcagtctggaggaccacttcttgccgcttggatgaagacttctcccggcttcgttgaggacttcttgtcgcttggatgaagacttctgccgcttcgttgaggatggatgtccggtcttcaagaactgtaagcggattttcagggttagtgttagttttttttaagggtttattgggtgggttttatttttagcttagggttttgggcaaggaaaaagagctaaatgcccttttaaggacaatgcccatccaaatgcctttttcagggcaatggggagcttaggtttttttagttaggatttatttggggggtttggttgtgtgggtggtgggttttactgttgggggattgtttgtattttttttttacaggtgaaagagctgatttctttggggcaatgccctgcaaaaggctcttttaagggccattggtagttaattgtaggctagggttttttattttgggggggatttgttattttgatagggctattagattaggtgtaattagtttaaatatttgatcatttgttttttattttgtgtaatttagtgtttgcttgttttttgtaatttagttaattgtatttaataaatgtaattgatttaattgtagtgaaaggttaggtgttagtgtaactcaggttaggttttattttacaggtaaatttgtatttattttaactaggtagttagtaaatagttaataactatttactaactagtctacctagttaaaataaatacaaacttgcctgtgaaataaaaataaaacctaagctagatacaatgtaactattagttatattatagctagcttaggctttattttacaggtaagtatttagttttaaataggaattatttagttattaatagtatgttttatttagatttattttaattacattaaagttagtgggtgttagggttagggttaggtttaggggttaatacctttagtatagtggcggcgacgttgagggcggcagattaggggttaataagtgtaggtaggtggcggcgatgtcgggggcggcagattagggttcaatgactgtaatgtaggtggcggcgacattgggggcggcatattaggggttaataagtgtaggtaggtggcggcgacattgggacagcagattaggggttaataagtgttatttaggtggcggcaacattggggcggcagattaggggttaataagtgtaggtaggtggcggcgacattgggggcagcagattaggggttaataagtgtaggtaggtggcggcgacattggggcggcagattaggggttaataagtataatgtaggtgtcggcgatgttgggggtggcagattaggggtgtttagactcggggtttatgttaggtgtaaacataaatttaggttccccataggaagcaattgggctgcgttacggagctttaagctgctttattgcaggtgttaggctttttttcagcctgctctccccattgatatctatggggaaaaggtgcacgagcacataaaaccagctcaccgcagcgctggtattggagtgcggtatggagctcaattatgctttacgctgcaatattgcctgctaacaccgggtttttgtaaacctgtaataccagtgctgtaggtatgtgagcggtgacaataacttgcaagttagtaccgagcagctcttactgcaaaactcgtaatctagccgaaagtgaatattgcgtaaatattattttacatgttttcatctacttgactgcaaagggctccaatgcatatatatatatatatatatatatatatatatatatatatatatatatagatatatatatatagatatatatatatatatatatacatatatatatgtatgtatgtgttcatatgtgtatatatgtctgtaaatacatatatacacatataaatacataaagacatatgtacaaacatataaacatatatatatatatatatatatatatatatatatatatatatacaaaatataaattttgGGGAGAGATTATATATTTCACCACTTagggtgaaaaaaatatttattgatgtAGTCACATCTTATGGTGCAGACCCTCTGGTAATAGATACTGAAAactaatattaagatatatatggTATACACAATTTCGACAAATtgagtataaagaaaagggatttcagcactcttttttgaaaaaagtcttatataaatttatttcagaataaaGATCCATAAATGGCGGACtccagccctatcaatgggcagaatacctacacatcatagacacacattaaaaataaaacaaaaacacacacatgacTGGCCAGTCTTATTATAATCAATTTAGAATTTGGTATTAACAACCAAATAAAATCACATCAATGCAGCACTAAACGCTACAAAAAACTTTCAAGCGATTATAACAATGTAGCAACATATACATCAAGCAATTTGTTGCCACCTAAAGCAATCCCCCTTCCTGAATTTAGTATAACTTTAAAACAGGTAATGCATAGTAAAACTATGCTAGCATAGTCATTGTTCCATCTAAAGATGTTGCACCAATATTATTTTGCACCAGTTCAACAGAGCTAAGAAAGATGAAATGTAAattcactttaccatttccacggcagTGTCCGTTATTAACTGTTGCTCTTACCACCAATGTGGGCCTGTATGCTCAAAGGTAAAGGGTCGTTGTTATCAAACCTTTTGCAGAGCCGTGTGTTAGTTAATCTTTCCTGTTTGTTTCATACCTCTCGATGCCGAAACAGTCACGCTTCACTCAGCGTCTCCTCACCTCTGCTAGGCTGTAAATCATCCAAGGTCGCTTGTTGAAAACAAATATGCACAGAACCAGGCCGTGCATTGCATCCGGGGTAACTTTCAGACTTCCACTTTTACTTCGGTCAGCTTTTCGCTTTTTGTTTGGTGGTGTCTTTTCTCCTTATTTTCCAGGAATACCTCTAGGACACAGTAAGTAGCTGTTCACTCCTCATTTGCCTTTACCAACTCGGAGGTTTCTCAGCTGTATCTTGTTTTCAATCATGAATCTTGTTTTATCACAAGTGATGAGTAaaga is a genomic window containing:
- the LOC128639590 gene encoding ubiquitin-conjugating enzyme E2 G2-like, coding for MAGIALKRLMAEYKQLTLNPPVGIVAGPINEENFFEWEALIMGPENTCFECGVFPAILSFPLDYPLSPPKMRFTCEMFHPNIYPDGRVCISILHAPGDDPMGYESSAERWSPVQSVEKILLSVVSMLAEPNDESGANVDASKMWREDREQFNKIARQTVQKSLGL